The following DNA comes from Riemerella anatipestifer ATCC 11845 = DSM 15868.
AGAGTTCCAAAGAAACAACATAAGAAACTTTAAAATGGATTCATATTACTATTAGTGATGCAGAGAGGAATTTGTTGGGCGAACATCACAAAATTAAAAGAAACGCTCTTCAATTGTGCTTAAATGAGTTTATTTATAAGTTAAATTGAAGATATTTTAGAGATAAACTCTTTGAAAATTTGTTGTTGCTAATATTTATTGCAGAACTATGATTTGCGGATATAAAAATATTTTTATATCTTCAGACAATAATTCAAAAATATATTAGATATGATTGTGGAAATGAAATTGAAAGTATTGAGTGTAGGGGTGCTCTTTTTGGGGATTCAGAGCATAGTAGCACAAGAAGCAAAAAAAGACTCTATTAGAGAAATAGAGGAAGTAGTTGTACTTGGATATACCAAGGTCAAAAAGGAAAATTACGCAGGTACAGCCACTACTGTGGATATGAAATCTGTGGAAAGTAAAAATGTCTCTAGTATATCACAAGCTTTGGTAGGAGAGGCCTGCGGGAGTTCATGTTGTTACCAGCTCTGGTCAACCTGGTACTACGCCTACTATTAGGATTAGAGGTTTTGGCTCTGTAAATGGAAATCGTAGTCCTCTTTTTGTGGTAGATGGTATTCCTTATAATGGAAATGTAACTTCTATAAATCCAGAAGATATAGAGAGTACGGTTATTTTAAAAGATGCCACGGCAACAGCTATTTATGGGGCAAGGGGTGCCAATGGAGTTGTTCTGATTAACACTAAAACAGGAAGAGGGCGCTCTGTAATAACCTATGAATCTAAATTAGGTTTTAATATGGATCTGTTACCAAGGTATGATGTTATACGCTCTCCAGAGGAATATATAGAAATATCTTGGAATGCGATGTACAACAGAGGACTTTTATCTAGCACTGAAGACCAACTTATAAACCCTGTAGATTTTGCAAATTCTAATGTTTTTAGCAGAATAGGTATCAGCCCTAGGTACAATTTATGGGGAAAAGACATTAAAGATTTAATAGATCCAGTAACGGGGAAATTCAGACCAGGGGTCAGTAGGCTGTATACTCCTGAAAATTGAGGGAGGTATGCTTTTAATACAGCTACGAGAATAGAAAACAACTTATCTATTAGCGGAGGGAACGGTAATACCTCTCACTATGCCAGTATAGGGCATTTAAAAGATGAGGGCTACTCTATAAATTCTAGCTTTGAGCGTTTTTCAGGAAGGTTAAACTTAAGCCATAGGGCTAAACCTTGGCTAAAAGGAAGCTTCAATATTGGGTATACTTTTGCAAAGATTAAAAATATAGGACAGGGACAGGATTCTAGTAATATATTTCTTTTTGTAAACAATACTCCTCCTATCTATCCTTTATTTTTGCGGGATGAAGATGGAAACTTTGTTCCAGACCCATATTATGGAGGTAATCAGTTTGATTATGGCGAGGGGGGTAGAGGATTTTCTCCATTAGCTAATGCCATTGCCGATGCGATTTATGGAGCACAACGTTCTGAGCGACATGAGATGAATGCCAATTTCTTGCTTCAGGCTAATATTACCAAAGATTTGAGTTTTGAAACTCGTTTGGGAGGTCAGTATTATAATGGTTCAGGGTTAAGTTATGCTAATCCTTATTATGGTCCATCTGCAAATGAAAAAGGTAGATTATCTAGATCTGATATAGAACGTTTTACTTATAACTTCCAAAAAATACTTAGATACGAGTCTACTTTTGATACGGAACATAAAATAAATGCTTTAGCAGCCCATGAATCTCATTATTTAAAAGATAGATCCTTCTCTGCTAGTAAATATACAATGGTAGTTCCTGATCTGTTAGAATTTAATAATTTTATCAATAACAATTCTATTGGTTCTTATGTTAGTGATTTCTCTCTGGAGAGTTATTTTACACAGGTAGATTATAGTTATTTAAACAAATATTTCTTCACTGGAAGCTGGAGAACTGATGGATCCTCCAGATTTTTGATCAATAAGTGGGATCAGTTTTATTCTCTCGGTGCTGGTTGGATACTTTCTAGAGAGAACTTTTTAAAAGATAATAAAATTTTAAAATTCCTTAAACTCAAGACCTCTTATGGAACTACAGGAGACCAAGCAGGGGTGGGTTTTTACGGAGGGTTTGATGTGTGGAATGCTTCCAATTTTGCAGGAATACCCGTAGCTACTTTCAGTAGGGTAGGGTATCCTAACCTTACTTGGGAGAAAGCTAAGATGTTTCAAACAGGAGCTGAACTTACATTGTTTAACAATAGGGCTCTAGAGATTACTTTAGATTACTACAGAAAGCTTACCACACAGCTTATATTTGACAACAGAATCCCCCCTTCCACGGGTAATGCTATTATCAAAGTAAATGATGGACTTTTACTTAATCAAGGATTAGAGTTTAATATCATTGCACATTTGATACAGAAAAAAGACTTTTTCTTGGATTTCTCCATGAATGGAGAAACCATACGTAACAGAATATTACGTATGCCTATAGATTTTGCTACAGGTAGAGAGAAAATTATTGATGGTAGTTATGTTAGAGGAAAATCTCTATTTGATTTTTATATTAGAGAATACAGAGGAGTAAATCCAGATAATGGAGAAGCTTTGTTTACGAGGTATTATCATGATAAAAATGATAATGGTAAGTTAGATGATAATGAGGGTATCCTTTCGCTTTATGAATATATGGCTAATAATCCTAACGCGAAAATCCTGGAAACTACTACTGGTGATCTTAGTCAAGCTACTCTAAAATTTATCAATAAATCTTCTATTCCAGATTTAAGAGGAGCATTTAATATCAATACTGGTTATAAAGGTTTCTCTTTGAGTGTACAAATGCTTTATAGCATAGGAGGATATAGGATAGACAATGCCTATGCAGATTTAATGTCTTCTGGAAGAATAGGCAATAATAATTATCATGTGGATATACGTGATAGATGGCAAAAACCAGGGGATAAGACAGATATTCCTAGAATTTCATCAGGGTTTGGTCAAGATGATCTTTTTAATAATAGATCCACAAGATTCTTAACCAAAGGAGATTATCTTATGCTGAATAATATAAGATTAAGTTATAGTTTGCCTAAAAAATATTGCCAGTATTTAAATCTAAATAGTTTGGTATTGTCTGTGTCTGGAGATAACCTTTGGGTGGCGTCTCATAGAAGAGGTTTTAATCCTTATTTTATAAATGGTACCTATAGCTATAACCCTCTATCAACCCTATCATTTGGATTAAAAACAAGTTTTTAAAATATTAAAGTTTCATAAAAAACCATAAAAAATGAAAAATAAAATATTAAACCTAATAGTTTTAAGTATTTGCTTAAGCTTGAGTTCTTGTAGAAAAGACTTTTTGGATACTCAACCTACTGAAACATTACCTAATCCTCCAGCAGAAGCTAGAATAGGAGGGATATATCCTCTTATGGTAACACCAGGAGTGGGAGGTACGAATAGGCATGATGATTTTGGACAAAAGGGAATTGATATTTATTCTGATATGCTTTCTTCTGATATGGTCTTATGTGGTGATAATTATAGGTGGTATTCGGAGCTAGCACAGTTAATTTCAACTCGATCTAGGCAATTTGATGAAAACTATATATCTTGGAGATATTATTATCGTTTAATTTTTGTATGTAATAATATTATCCATTCTCTAGGGGGAGAAGAGGCTATCCCAACATCTAATGAAGATAAGTATGCTATAGGGCAAGTAAAAGCCCTAAGAGCATATTGTTATTTTTATCTTTTACAGCTCTACACCAATAAGTATGAGCCCTCAGGCATGGCCATTCCTTTATCATTGAAAACAGATCTTAAAGCTTTGCCAAAATCCACTCAGAAAGAGATCTATGATAAGATTACCAAAGATCTAGAAAGTGCTGTAGATTTATTAAAAGATTTTAAAAGACCTAACAAAGGCTATATAGATCAAGACGTAGCTAAAGGTATTTTAGTTTATGTATATTCTACCACAAAGCAACATGATAAAGCTGTAAAGCTTTGCGATGAAATTATTGGAAAATATCCTCTCACTACTGAAAAGGAACTTACGGGAGGTTTTAATGATATAAATACACCCAGTTGGATGTGGGGATTCGATTCCCAAATAGAAAATAGCCATAGCCTAGCATCTTGGTGGGGGCAAATGGATATATTTACCTATTCTTATCCTGCAGCAGGGGATTATAAAGCTATAGATGATCACTTGTATAATAAAATAGATGCTGCAGATTATAGAAAAAATCAATTTCTGACTTTAGAAGATCCGGATTTTCCTGGAGTTGCTTATAATAAGTTTTACGATGCAGATAGAGAAATACAAGGTAGGAGAATTGTTATTCAGGATTATATCTTTATGAGAGTGGATGAATTTCATCTTCTAAAGGCAGAAAATTTAGCTTTCCAAGGTGATATGAAGCAAGCTAAAGATGCAATTAAATCCTTTGTGAAAACAAGAATGAAAACCCCTGAAGCTATCAAAAAAGAGGACGAAAAAATAGATAAATTATCAGCGCAAGAGTTAAAAGATTATATTTACCTACAAACAAGAATAGAACTTTGGGGAGAAGGTAAATCTTACCTTGCCATGAAGAGAAACCAGGCTACCATAACCAGAGGTAAAAATCATCTATTTTATGCAGGTATGTCCTTTCAGTATGATGCTAATGAGCTTACATTTGAAATACCAGAAGAGGAAATTTTAAATAATCCTCATATACGATAGGTATAGTATTTACTAAAATAAAGAAAAGTGTAAAGGTAAAAGTGTAAAAAATCAAAAATAATTTGTCATGAAAAATATGTTCCATATACTCAAAAGAGTTATAGTAATCGTACTGCCTATGATATTTGTGATGTCATGTGAATCCAGAGATTATATGACAAGAAATATCAATACAGTTAAGCCATTATCTAATTATTTCGTGGATAAAGATAATAATCGTTTAACTGCTAATGATTTGCTTTCTCACATCAAAAAGCAAGCTGATATCGGAGAAAATATCCAGTTAACGGACATTAGATTAAGAAAATTAAACAAGGAAGAAAAATCTCCAAAAGATGGCCTAGAAGAAATTTATGTACTTGAAGCCAAAACTCAAGATGGGTATTCTAGTATTGCAAAAACCTTTAGAGTGAGAGGTAATAATAGACTTATGCTTGAAAATAGCAGTTGTAAGTGTACATCGTCAAAATGTAATAATGGTTGCAGTGCACAAATTTTTGGAGGAGATTGTATGTGTTCGTATTGCTCTTATGAATGTAAAAAAGAATCGAGCATCACATATTAAGGATTATTTTTACACTTTTCTTTAGAAGAGGAAGAAATAGAAGTATTTCTTCCTTTTTTTGTGCTAAATATTTATTAACACAAAAGCTAAAAAGGGTTCATGTTTTTTAATGTTAATTTTTTTGTTAAATACCTCACTGAGGTATTTACTCTAACTCAAAATATTTTTTAATATTCGCAATTAATTAAGGCTCTAGACTAGCAAACGATTAAATTTTATTTATTTTTACAATGGCAAACAACAATAAATTTAATCATTTTTCTAGTATTGTGGTTAATATATATAAAAATTACATTATTTTTTTAGATTGTAAATCAATAAGTTGCATATATAGATGAAGGATTTTATGTAAAAAAAAAAATTGCAATTGTAAAAAAAGATTTGTACATTCGGCGCATAATTTTAAATTAAAAAAATGAAAAATTCACTTAAATTTAGTTTGTTGTTTTTGGTGCTTGTTTTTATCTCTGTATGGCAACAATAACGATAAAGAGCTTAGGGATATTTTTAATTCTTCGAAATTTGTTACACTTACCAAGACATTTGGCATTGCTTCTAAGGACATAAATTTAGATAATTTTGAAAAAGAGAAAATAGATAATGATTCTTCAATTTATCGTTTTACAGTTACCAGAGATAATAATAAAGATTATTTGACTGTTATAAAAATGAACAATGAGGCTACTGTTTTTATCTTTGAAAAAAATAATCTTGATGAAAATGAAAACGGATATATTGAACAGTATGATGAGAAAGGTAACTTCCTTTTAGATTATAGAGTCAATAAATTGGTAAGCGGTAAGTATTCTGTTGTATTGAATGACTTTATGATTAGTAGAAGATTGGGGTTAGATTCAACAAATAAGTTGGATACAGTTACTGAAAGTTGGGTAGAATGTGTTCAAAGAGTACGCGATGTTATTAGGGAAGCGTGTAAATCTAATAGTGTATGTACTATAACTTGTGATTTGTCAGCAAGTTGTGAGGCGTATGTATATGGTCTTGCAGCAACGAGATGTACAGTAGATAGATTGAAAGACAGATATTGATTTTATAATTATAACAACAAAATTAAAGAACTATGGGTTTATTAATCGTCATTACTATTCTTAGTCTAATTATAGGAAATTTTGTTTATGCAATTTTAAACATAAGAAAAGATGATCCTTATAGGTTGTTATGGCATCTGTTTATATGTTTTTTTCCTATAATTGGACCTTTGGTATTTCTTTCTGTTAAAGGAAGATTAAGAGAAAAACATAATTATTAATATACAAAAAATGGGAGCGGTTTTAGTTTAAAAAATGGCATCCCACTTATACTTTGTTTACTATGAAAAATGTTATTCTAATATTATGTTTCATTACTACATATACATGTACCAGTGCTCAGAAGATTAACATATCATATGAAATTAAAAATGCTAAGGCTATCGTACCCTATCTTCTTTTAATTGATCAACAAAGATCTGTATTTATTCCTAAAGCTAAATGTATGCAAAATACGGAAGATATAATTCCGATTATTTCTTCTGAGGTGATAGTTGAAAAAACTACTAATGTTAAAATTTTTGATAAAGTTGGAAAAATTGGGGTTTATTTTATGCCTAAAGTTCAAAAATTAGATTGGGAAATAGTAGATGAAATAAAGGAAGAGAATGGGTTTTATTTAAAAAAAGCGCTTACAACATTTCAAGGTAAACAATGGGTAGCATGGTTTATTGAAGAAATAATGATATCCGAAGGGCCTTTTATTTTCAAAGGTTTACCAGGGCTTATATATTCTGTAAATAGTGAAAATGACGAAGCTAATAAAATTATTTTTCAACTAACAGAAATTATAGAAAAACAAGAATTATGTGGATTAGATTTTTCTAATTATAAAGAGCTTACGGAAGAAAAATATAAAAGTACAATTAAATCCTCTGCAGAAGTAGATAGTAAGTTACTAGAAAGTTTGATGAAATTAGATATTTCTGAACTTTCTGGTGGTGATTTTGAATCACTAAATGACAAAATTTTGAAGTCAAATCTACTAAGAGATTTACTAATCCAGTTTTCTTGAGAGAGTTATTATTTTCTAGGTCTAGAAACTACAAACATAAAGTTTTAATACTTTTTTAGTTGCTGTTGTAAAAATAAAAAATGGGGGGTGACTTTTAGACGAAGTCATCAAAAAAGTTACCCCTATTTTTTTATCAATTTCCATCACTCTTTTTCCATTTCCTTTACCTCTTTTATCCACCTCCATTCGCATTCTTTTAAATGTAGGTTAAAAGTAGATTTTACCCCATTAAATTTTGTTAATCTTCCACTTCATAAAACTCCAAAAACTTTCTATTCCATTAATGTGAACACCATTCTGATTGGAAAGACTTTTACTCTTGTCAATCCTAAAATGCTTCTCCTATCCCATATTTAGAAGTCCACTATAACCTCGCCAAACCTCGGTAAACAAAATACTTTCCAATGAAACTTTTCCTCGAATAACTTTTCTTAATGTTTTATTTTTTGCATTTGGAATCAATTCGGTATAAACCCTACCCTCTCTTTCAAAAACGCTAAAAACAGGTGGTTTCCATGTTCCTATTCCTCGTTTATGCGGCATATTAGCCCCCTTTAATCTTCTTGCTCTAAAAAAATAAACTTAAATCTGCTTATTGTTTTTCAAAAATCACCTCCCTAAAAATTCTAAAATAGCGGTTAATGGTATTCCTGTTGAGTTCTAAAATTTCTGCGGTTTTAGTCGTAGCAATATTGCTACAAAAACACTTAATTATTTTTTTTATTTTATAATCGCTAATTTTACTCCTATTCATAGGACTCATCAACAAAGTTAATCATTGTTTCATAGTCTTAAGCCATAGTAATTTAAGACTTATCTAAATAGTTTTTCTGATCCCATTGAGCATTATGAAATAAAAAAGCACCCTTGAAATATTGAGTGCTTTCATTTACTTTGTTATGAGTTATTATTATTATTATTATTATTCAAATTTTAGCACAAACATAAAACTTCTTCCTTGGGTAGAGGTGAGTGCAGACGTCCAGTAAGGTGGAGTGTTGGCATTATCTCTCACGAGTTCATTACCCATAGTAAAAGTTCCTCTAAAAGCTGGTGTAAGTTTAAATTTACTGAAATAAAACTGAATACCTATCTCTGCTGAATAACCAAAGTTATGAGTGGTGCTACGGAAAGTACCGTGGGCGTTATCATCTTCACTGCCAGAGTTAGATTGTAAATTAACTAGCCAGTTGATACCAGCCGCTGCGTAAGGTCTAGAGTTAAACCATCTATCAGCGTGTATTTCTAATAAAAGTGGAATATCTATTGTAGTTGCCTTAATCTTTCTCACTTTATCTTCTTCGGTAAGTGTTTTTGGAGTGAATGGAGCCTTGGCATCAGTAGCGTAGATGCTATTAACTTGGGTGTCAAAATACAGGTCTCTTTCTATAAATTGCATACCTGGCTCTAGTCTTAAATCTAGGTTTTTGTTGAGTCTCATTCTTCCTATCAATCCTGCCCCAAAGCTATAAGTAGGTTTGGAAGAAACTAAGTTCTTATTTCCTCTAGTACCATATTTAGGGTCTAGCACCATTTTATAATCGTTTTGGCTACCATTAAGGAAAAAACCGTAGCTGAGCTTTTTATCATCAATGCCTTCCATTCTGTCCATTCTATCTTTTATTCTGAACTGTGCAGAAGCCATGGCAGAAATACTAATGAGAGTTAAAAAAAATATCTTTTTCATGGATTATATTCTTATTTCTAGTATATAACAAAGAATATTGTTTTTTATTTTGTTGCTTTGTAAATAGTGGCTATACCTAAACTTTGTTTTTTGTATTCTACCTTTTTAAAACCTACATTTAATAGGATTTTTTTCATTTTTTCACCATAAGGGAAGGCATTTACAGAATCTGGTAAATAGGTGTATGCACGGCTGTCTTTGGAGATAAGTTTGCCTATTCTAGGGAGAATGTTTTTAAAATAAAACATATAAAAAGGAGCCAAGAAGCCTTCTACCTTAGAAAACTCAAGAATGTAGATGCTAGAACCTTCTTTTACCACTCTTCGGAATTCAGATAAGCCTTTTTCTAAGTTTTCAAAGTTTCTAACTCCAAATGCAGAAGTTACAGAATCAAATTTATTATCCTCGAAAGGTAGATTTTCGGCATCGCCTTTCATCATTTTTATTTTGTCAGAAAGATTTAGCTTTTTAACCTTCTCTATTCCAATATTTAACATTTGTTGCGACAAATCTAGACCTACAATTTCGGCTTTAGTACCTTTTTCCATAGCGATGGCGAGGTCTCCTGTGCCTGTGGCAATGTCTAATATTAGTTTTGGTTGG
Coding sequences within:
- a CDS encoding TonB-dependent receptor plug domain-containing protein; translation: MRGFGSVNGNRSPLFVVDGIPYNGNVTSINPEDIESTVILKDATATAIYGARGANGVVLINTKTGRGRSVITYESKLGFNMDLLPRYDVIRSPEEYIEISWNAMYNRGLLSSTEDQLINPVDFANSNVFSRIGISPRYNLWGKDIKDLIDPVTGKFRPGVSRLYTPEN
- a CDS encoding TonB-dependent receptor, whose amino-acid sequence is MSGGNGNTSHYASIGHLKDEGYSINSSFERFSGRLNLSHRAKPWLKGSFNIGYTFAKIKNIGQGQDSSNIFLFVNNTPPIYPLFLRDEDGNFVPDPYYGGNQFDYGEGGRGFSPLANAIADAIYGAQRSERHEMNANFLLQANITKDLSFETRLGGQYYNGSGLSYANPYYGPSANEKGRLSRSDIERFTYNFQKILRYESTFDTEHKINALAAHESHYLKDRSFSASKYTMVVPDLLEFNNFINNNSIGSYVSDFSLESYFTQVDYSYLNKYFFTGSWRTDGSSRFLINKWDQFYSLGAGWILSRENFLKDNKILKFLKLKTSYGTTGDQAGVGFYGGFDVWNASNFAGIPVATFSRVGYPNLTWEKAKMFQTGAELTLFNNRALEITLDYYRKLTTQLIFDNRIPPSTGNAIIKVNDGLLLNQGLEFNIIAHLIQKKDFFLDFSMNGETIRNRILRMPIDFATGREKIIDGSYVRGKSLFDFYIREYRGVNPDNGEALFTRYYHDKNDNGKLDDNEGILSLYEYMANNPNAKILETTTGDLSQATLKFINKSSIPDLRGAFNINTGYKGFSLSVQMLYSIGGYRIDNAYADLMSSGRIGNNNYHVDIRDRWQKPGDKTDIPRISSGFGQDDLFNNRSTRFLTKGDYLMLNNIRLSYSLPKKYCQYLNLNSLVLSVSGDNLWVASHRRGFNPYFINGTYSYNPLSTLSFGLKTSF
- a CDS encoding RagB/SusD family nutrient uptake outer membrane protein, with translation MKNKILNLIVLSICLSLSSCRKDFLDTQPTETLPNPPAEARIGGIYPLMVTPGVGGTNRHDDFGQKGIDIYSDMLSSDMVLCGDNYRWYSELAQLISTRSRQFDENYISWRYYYRLIFVCNNIIHSLGGEEAIPTSNEDKYAIGQVKALRAYCYFYLLQLYTNKYEPSGMAIPLSLKTDLKALPKSTQKEIYDKITKDLESAVDLLKDFKRPNKGYIDQDVAKGILVYVYSTTKQHDKAVKLCDEIIGKYPLTTEKELTGGFNDINTPSWMWGFDSQIENSHSLASWWGQMDIFTYSYPAAGDYKAIDDHLYNKIDAADYRKNQFLTLEDPDFPGVAYNKFYDADREIQGRRIVIQDYIFMRVDEFHLLKAENLAFQGDMKQAKDAIKSFVKTRMKTPEAIKKEDEKIDKLSAQELKDYIYLQTRIELWGEGKSYLAMKRNQATITRGKNHLFYAGMSFQYDANELTFEIPEEEILNNPHIR
- a CDS encoding GLPGLI family protein, with protein sequence MKNVILILCFITTYTCTSAQKINISYEIKNAKAIVPYLLLIDQQRSVFIPKAKCMQNTEDIIPIISSEVIVEKTTNVKIFDKVGKIGVYFMPKVQKLDWEIVDEIKEENGFYLKKALTTFQGKQWVAWFIEEIMISEGPFIFKGLPGLIYSVNSENDEANKIIFQLTEIIEKQELCGLDFSNYKELTEEKYKSTIKSSAEVDSKLLESLMKLDISELSGGDFESLNDKILKSNLLRDLLIQFS
- the porT gene encoding type IX secretion/gliding motility protein PorT/SprT; this encodes MKKIFFLTLISISAMASAQFRIKDRMDRMEGIDDKKLSYGFFLNGSQNDYKMVLDPKYGTRGNKNLVSSKPTYSFGAGLIGRMRLNKNLDLRLEPGMQFIERDLYFDTQVNSIYATDAKAPFTPKTLTEEDKVRKIKATTIDIPLLLEIHADRWFNSRPYAAAGINWLVNLQSNSGSEDDNAHGTFRSTTHNFGYSAEIGIQFYFSKFKLTPAFRGTFTMGNELVRDNANTPPYWTSALTSTQGRSFMFVLKFE
- the ubiE gene encoding bifunctional demethylmenaquinone methyltransferase/2-methoxy-6-polyprenyl-1,4-benzoquinol methylase UbiE is translated as MKTQVTPYNTEAGKKKEVEAMFDNIAPQYDFLNRALSLKVDLIWRKNLVNWLKKDQPKLILDIATGTGDLAIAMEKGTKAEIVGLDLSQQMLNIGIEKVKKLNLSDKIKMMKGDAENLPFEDNKFDSVTSAFGVRNFENLEKGLSEFRRVVKEGSSIYILEFSKVEGFLAPFYMFYFKNILPRIGKLISKDSRAYTYLPDSVNAFPYGEKMKKILLNVGFKKVEYKKQSLGIATIYKATK